Proteins found in one Halobaculum sp. MBLA0147 genomic segment:
- the xseA gene encoding exodeoxyribonuclease VII large subunit, with protein sequence MGTEREGDVSAVVDGVERLGGEVVTVTDLGEDVAALIDRAAPSFDYVVGDATDVYTSSAGHRYFDLVHDGDTLDCVAFQGRREGFTDAIEEDSRVAVAGDLTYYGPRGNVNVQVSDVVVVGEGQYDAAYEAARSELESDGLLAPAAKRSLPDHPRRVGLVTSADSDAREDAVTSLHECHPGVEVVVYDATVQGDAALPSLLGAIADADADPSVDVLVVTRGGGADTDLRVFDDLGLCRRLAEADTPTVVAVGHERDTVLAGEVADARAMTPTDVGQCVLADSRRDLLDRHARLSEALDTAYGRLATRRLDRLAESLDEAYETHTAERVGELRHEVDERFARRATSELADRRSELDAAFERRVSTGLTALRNRLDHALDTRERTHRHEAEKEAAIEEATTAVRADHETTTRRQRVLIAVLLVALLVTLALLVWSL encoded by the coding sequence ATGGGGACCGAGCGCGAGGGTGACGTGTCGGCCGTCGTCGACGGCGTGGAACGACTCGGCGGAGAGGTGGTGACGGTGACCGACCTCGGTGAGGACGTCGCGGCGCTGATCGATCGCGCAGCCCCCTCGTTCGACTACGTGGTCGGTGACGCCACGGACGTGTACACGTCTAGCGCCGGCCACCGCTACTTCGACCTGGTCCACGACGGGGACACGCTCGACTGTGTCGCCTTCCAGGGCCGGCGAGAGGGGTTCACCGACGCGATCGAAGAGGACAGCCGTGTCGCGGTGGCTGGTGACCTCACCTACTACGGCCCTCGCGGGAACGTGAACGTACAGGTGTCGGACGTCGTCGTGGTTGGCGAGGGGCAGTACGACGCCGCCTACGAGGCGGCCCGGTCGGAGTTGGAGTCGGACGGCCTCCTCGCCCCGGCGGCCAAACGGTCGTTGCCCGACCACCCGCGACGGGTCGGCCTGGTGACGAGCGCCGACAGCGACGCCCGGGAGGACGCCGTCACGAGCCTCCACGAGTGCCACCCCGGCGTCGAGGTCGTCGTCTACGACGCGACCGTCCAGGGCGACGCCGCACTCCCGTCGTTACTCGGAGCGATCGCCGACGCAGACGCGGACCCGTCCGTCGACGTACTCGTCGTCACCCGCGGCGGCGGGGCCGACACGGACCTCCGGGTGTTCGACGACCTGGGACTGTGCCGTCGGCTGGCGGAGGCCGACACGCCGACCGTCGTCGCGGTCGGCCACGAACGCGACACTGTCCTCGCCGGCGAGGTGGCCGACGCCCGTGCGATGACCCCGACCGACGTCGGTCAGTGTGTGCTCGCCGACTCACGTCGGGACCTGCTGGACAGACACGCCCGACTGTCGGAGGCGTTGGACACCGCGTACGGGCGGCTGGCCACGCGACGGCTCGACCGCCTGGCAGAGAGTCTCGACGAGGCGTACGAGACACACACGGCCGAGCGCGTTGGCGAACTCCGCCACGAGGTGGACGAGCGCTTCGCACGGCGTGCGACGAGCGAGTTGGCCGACCGGCGGTCGGAGCTGGACGCGGCCTTCGAACGCCGCGTGTCGACGGGGCTCACCGCACTCCGGAACCGACTGGACCACGCGTTAGACACTCGCGAACGGACGCACCGCCACGAGGCAGAGAAGGAGGCGGCGATCGAGGAGGCGACGACCGCGGTCCGGGCCGACCACGAGACGACCACGCGACGACAGCGGGTGCTCATCGCGGTCCTCCTCGTGGCGTTGCTCGTGACGCTCGCCCTCCTCGTCTGGAGCCTCTGA
- a CDS encoding HNH endonuclease translates to MTRSPLAEPLELGETLTQSAVQERFGTNFGYQFKGITYRTPDTGPYLILLANEGAVYDDELSDGPAFTYRGEGLPEKGDQTETVSNAALLDARSEEIPIYLFTSTEGEDRYRYEGLVEVRDAAYVSDGERMFYEFRLRKLQVATWESYTAEHERIEERSTGTPELNRTRASRPRRRVARSSAFRRRVRDLYDDRCTVCGARRYSPTGSPEVEAAHVYPVAEGGPDDLRNALTLCRTHHWAFDHGWFGIRDDHRVFVADPTDRDPPETVARLDGERLVEPTTPGFEPHPTYLAAHREYWGFD, encoded by the coding sequence GTGACACGTTCGCCGCTCGCCGAGCCGCTCGAACTGGGAGAGACACTCACGCAGTCGGCGGTCCAAGAGAGGTTCGGGACGAACTTCGGCTACCAGTTCAAGGGGATCACCTACCGAACCCCCGACACCGGACCGTACCTGATCCTCCTGGCGAACGAGGGTGCGGTCTACGACGACGAGTTGAGTGACGGACCGGCGTTCACCTACCGCGGGGAGGGTCTTCCAGAGAAGGGCGACCAGACGGAGACGGTGTCGAACGCCGCACTGCTGGACGCCCGCAGCGAGGAGATCCCGATCTACCTGTTCACGAGCACCGAGGGCGAAGACCGGTACCGGTACGAGGGGCTCGTCGAAGTGCGAGACGCAGCGTACGTCAGCGACGGCGAGCGGATGTTCTACGAGTTCCGCCTCCGGAAGCTGCAGGTCGCCACCTGGGAGTCGTACACGGCGGAACACGAGCGGATCGAGGAACGGTCGACTGGCACCCCCGAACTGAACCGGACGCGAGCGTCGCGACCACGTCGCCGCGTCGCCCGGTCCAGTGCGTTCAGACGCCGTGTCAGGGACCTGTACGACGACCGGTGTACCGTCTGCGGGGCACGGCGCTACTCGCCGACCGGGTCGCCGGAGGTCGAGGCTGCACACGTCTATCCGGTCGCCGAAGGTGGTCCCGACGACCTCAGGAACGCACTGACGCTCTGTCGGACACACCACTGGGCGTTCGACCACGGGTGGTTCGGGATTCGGGACGACCACCGCGTGTTCGTCGCGGACCCGACGGATCGGGACCCACCCGAGACGGTAGCGAGACTGGACGGCGAACGGCTCGTCGAGCCGACCACCCCCGGGTTCGAACCACACCCGACGTACCTCGCCGCGCACAGAGAGTACTGGGGGTTCGACTGA
- a CDS encoding NifU family protein, with the protein MSAEGLERQTRSFLNDEVPQIQDHGGNFEVRDVDEETGEVTVAIGGACSGCGIAPMTMQAIESRLPEEVDDLSNVEVVRTGGPRAAVMPQKTDEMEEMDEYEDYQPPF; encoded by the coding sequence ATGAGCGCGGAAGGGCTGGAACGACAGACGCGTAGCTTCCTGAACGACGAGGTCCCGCAGATCCAAGACCACGGTGGGAACTTCGAGGTCCGCGACGTGGACGAGGAGACCGGCGAGGTCACCGTCGCTATCGGCGGTGCCTGTTCCGGCTGTGGCATCGCGCCGATGACGATGCAGGCGATCGAGTCACGGCTGCCCGAGGAGGTCGACGACCTGTCGAACGTTGAGGTCGTGCGGACCGGTGGCCCGCGCGCCGCGGTGATGCCGCAGAAGACCGACGAGATGGAGGAGATGGACGAGTACGAGGACTACCAGCCGCCGTTCTGA
- a CDS encoding metal-dependent transcriptional regulator: MTSATRYLLVVYVAEERFHGRVPSGYVAEAVDRSPATATEALQRLEAEGLVSYEPYEGVTLTDAGRERAAESYDALRTLSRFFREVLDVPDYEREALAVVDTVSLQVADRIETAVLPDPDQADDEPPAILTPDEE, from the coding sequence GTGACGAGTGCGACGCGGTACCTGTTGGTCGTGTACGTCGCCGAGGAGCGGTTCCACGGGCGCGTGCCGAGCGGCTACGTCGCGGAGGCGGTCGACCGGTCGCCGGCGACGGCGACGGAGGCACTCCAGCGACTGGAGGCGGAGGGGTTGGTGTCGTACGAGCCCTACGAGGGGGTGACGCTGACCGACGCCGGACGCGAGCGGGCCGCGGAGTCGTACGACGCCCTCCGGACGCTCTCGCGGTTCTTCAGAGAGGTGCTCGACGTGCCCGACTACGAACGAGAGGCGTTGGCCGTCGTCGACACGGTGAGTCTCCAGGTGGCCGACCGCATCGAGACGGCCGTGTTGCCCGACCCCGACCAGGCGGACGACGAGCCGCCGGCGATCCTCACCCCCGACGAGGAGTGA
- a CDS encoding site-2 protease family protein has translation MRKFTVGRVWGIPIRISTSLLIFLPVLAWLIGSGQQIELYAGTLGGLTGAGFDLAVLQAGATPWLIGATAAVGLFVSVTLHELGHSWVALRYGIGIESITLWILGGLAALEEMPREWTREFWIAIAGPITSLLVAAAFYGVTVAVPEGLQVVRFVVGYLAVTNVVLAVFNLLPAFPMDGGRILRALLARSRSYGSATRIAGRIGVVFAVLFAVVGVLGFQPILLLLALFVYGAATTESRTVLLDELLTGLTVGDVMSRDPVSVPADTTVAELGSRLLRDRQPVHLVTDRGQVVGVVTLDDLRAVKDRDHHVVQVGEIARDVPRVAPEDDAFDTLATLGAGGGSTALVTVDGDVVGTLSETDYSRAMTVQRDFQSGLTG, from the coding sequence GTGCGAAAGTTCACCGTCGGACGTGTCTGGGGAATCCCGATCCGGATCAGCACCTCGTTGCTGATCTTCCTGCCGGTGTTGGCGTGGCTGATCGGGAGTGGACAGCAGATCGAACTGTACGCGGGGACACTGGGCGGGCTGACCGGCGCGGGGTTCGACCTCGCGGTCCTGCAGGCGGGGGCGACGCCGTGGCTGATCGGTGCGACGGCCGCCGTCGGGCTGTTCGTCAGTGTCACCCTCCACGAGCTGGGCCACTCGTGGGTGGCACTGCGGTACGGCATCGGGATCGAGTCGATCACGCTGTGGATCCTGGGCGGACTGGCCGCCCTGGAGGAGATGCCACGCGAGTGGACACGCGAGTTCTGGATCGCCATCGCGGGGCCGATCACCAGTCTCCTCGTCGCGGCCGCGTTCTACGGCGTCACGGTCGCCGTCCCCGAGGGGCTCCAGGTCGTGCGGTTCGTCGTCGGCTACCTCGCGGTCACGAACGTCGTGTTGGCCGTGTTCAACCTCCTGCCGGCGTTCCCGATGGACGGGGGCCGCATCCTCCGGGCGCTGTTGGCCCGCTCGCGCTCGTACGGCTCGGCGACGCGGATCGCGGGCCGGATCGGCGTCGTGTTCGCCGTGTTGTTCGCCGTCGTCGGCGTCCTTGGCTTCCAGCCGATCCTGTTGTTGCTGGCGCTGTTCGTCTACGGCGCCGCGACGACGGAGTCGCGGACGGTGTTGCTCGACGAACTGCTCACCGGGTTGACGGTCGGCGACGTGATGAGTCGCGATCCGGTCTCGGTGCCGGCCGACACGACGGTGGCCGAACTCGGGAGTCGACTGCTCCGTGATCGCCAGCCAGTCCACCTCGTCACCGACCGCGGGCAGGTGGTCGGCGTGGTGACGCTGGACGACCTCCGTGCGGTGAAGGACCGCGACCACCACGTCGTCCAGGTCGGCGAGATCGCCAGAGACGTGCCACGAGTCGCGCCCGAAGACGACGCCTTCGACACGCTGGCGACGCTCGGTGCCGGCGGGGGCTCGACCGCACTCGTCACCGTCGACGGCGACGTGGTCGGCACCCTCTCCGAGACGGACTACTCGCGGGCGATGACGGTCCAGCGTGACTTCCAGAGCGGACTGACCGGGTGA
- a CDS encoding bacteriorhodopsin, with amino-acid sequence MLGGRTERVPLAVGTVAMLLGMTYFLVRGWDARGEEREYYAITIMVPAIASAAYLSMFFGFGLTEVEVVGRGTVDIYWARYADWLFTTPLLLLDLCLLAKADRTTIGTLIAVDGFMIVTGLVGALSNTAVERYTWWTVSTVSFLFILYYLYRVLGARIEEADAEVASTFGTLRTLTAVLWTVYPILWIVGTEGAGVVPLFAETTGFTVLDVTAKVGFGYLLLTSRAVTSREQPTTTEGATAAADD; translated from the coding sequence GTGCTCGGCGGACGGACGGAACGAGTTCCCCTGGCGGTCGGGACAGTCGCGATGTTGCTGGGGATGACGTACTTCCTCGTCCGCGGGTGGGACGCACGGGGAGAGGAACGAGAGTACTACGCGATCACGATCATGGTGCCGGCCATCGCGTCGGCGGCGTACCTGTCGATGTTCTTCGGGTTCGGCCTGACCGAGGTGGAGGTCGTCGGGCGCGGCACCGTCGACATCTACTGGGCGCGGTACGCCGACTGGCTGTTCACCACGCCGCTGTTGTTGTTGGACCTGTGTCTGCTCGCGAAGGCGGACCGGACGACCATCGGGACGCTGATCGCCGTCGACGGGTTCATGATCGTCACCGGGCTGGTCGGCGCCCTGTCGAACACGGCCGTCGAGCGGTACACCTGGTGGACGGTGAGTACGGTGTCGTTCCTGTTCATCCTCTACTACCTCTACCGGGTGCTCGGCGCCCGGATCGAGGAGGCGGACGCCGAGGTGGCGAGCACGTTCGGCACGCTCCGGACACTCACGGCCGTGTTGTGGACGGTGTACCCGATCCTGTGGATCGTCGGGACCGAGGGTGCCGGCGTCGTCCCGCTGTTCGCCGAGACGACCGGGTTCACGGTGTTGGACGTGACCGCGAAGGTCGGCTTCGGCTACCTCCTGTTGACCAGTCGCGCGGTGACGAGCCGCGAGCAGCCCACCACCACCGAGGGGGCGACGGCGGCCGCCGACGACTGA
- the corA gene encoding magnesium/cobalt transporter CorA, giving the protein MTLSAAVFTDAGRETYDDVDAAVAAPGETWVHADRPDGETTETLRERFGLHPLALADLTDEEARPKVSTFDEHTFLLVKTVALSQRDDVAFHKEVVTHSVGLFLGDGWLVTLSPSGSASVDPTGPRWDAVDRRVVDRGTDFLAYRIVDAVVGEYFETLDEIETDIEAVENRVLDDPDPNVLADLNDVRRDLLAFRKVVWPTREALATVTRGDTTHVTAANEKYFRDVADQLVQTLDLVETYRDLTAGSRDIYLNAVSQSTNEVTKTLTVVATIFIPLTFVVGIYGMNFADSPFAMPETTWTFGYPAAMLGMALLTALMVAHFRRREWI; this is encoded by the coding sequence GTGACCCTCTCGGCGGCCGTGTTCACGGACGCGGGGCGTGAGACGTACGACGACGTCGACGCCGCCGTCGCGGCGCCGGGCGAGACGTGGGTCCACGCCGACCGCCCGGACGGGGAGACGACGGAGACGCTCCGCGAGCGGTTCGGCCTCCACCCGTTGGCGCTGGCGGACCTGACCGACGAGGAGGCGCGGCCGAAGGTGTCGACGTTCGACGAGCACACGTTCCTCCTGGTGAAGACCGTCGCCCTGAGCCAGCGCGACGACGTGGCGTTCCACAAGGAGGTGGTGACACACTCGGTCGGGCTGTTCCTCGGGGACGGGTGGCTGGTGACGCTGTCCCCCTCCGGCTCGGCGTCCGTCGACCCGACCGGCCCTCGCTGGGACGCCGTCGACCGGCGGGTCGTCGACCGCGGGACGGACTTCCTCGCGTACCGGATCGTCGACGCTGTCGTCGGAGAGTACTTCGAGACACTCGACGAGATCGAGACGGACATCGAGGCGGTCGAGAACCGCGTGCTCGACGACCCCGACCCGAACGTACTCGCGGACCTCAACGACGTGCGACGGGACCTCCTCGCCTTCCGGAAGGTCGTGTGGCCCACCAGAGAGGCGCTGGCGACCGTCACACGGGGTGACACGACGCACGTCACCGCGGCCAACGAGAAGTACTTCCGCGACGTGGCCGACCAACTCGTCCAGACGCTGGACCTGGTGGAGACGTACCGCGACCTCACCGCCGGCTCGCGCGACATCTACCTCAACGCCGTCTCGCAGTCGACCAACGAGGTGACGAAGACGCTCACCGTCGTGGCGACGATCTTCATCCCGCTGACGTTCGTCGTGGGCATCTACGGGATGAACTTCGCCGACTCCCCGTTCGCGATGCCGGAGACGACGTGGACGTTCGGCTACCCCGCGGCGATGCTCGGGATGGCACTGCTGACTGCGCTGATGGTCGCACACTTCCGACGGCGCGAGTGGATCTGA
- a CDS encoding mechanosensitive ion channel family protein yields MTRRGRAAVVAAVAVYVGSRAIARFGLAEAVLGTAVDPAVATALSLVALVLGAYGSYAVILERLLRTTDRRRRDEVRSLVRLAVVGVAAVAAFGVVTREWVSVLVSLGVLGFAATFALQQPLASLAGWLYVVVTRPYRVGDRIAIEDTRGDVVSIDLFVTEVWEIDGDLVEANQPSGRIVTIPNSTVLTARVVNFYGDGVQYVWNELSVQVAYETELAFAREQLVAAAEAELGEEMAQNVREYRDRLAETPVELDVTETPTVNVVQRESWVELRLRYLVHPRRGTRVRNRLYERILERFGEHPERIRFPVSRNR; encoded by the coding sequence GTGACGCGGCGTGGACGGGCGGCCGTCGTCGCTGCGGTCGCGGTGTACGTCGGCTCGCGCGCGATCGCGCGGTTCGGACTCGCCGAGGCCGTCCTCGGCACGGCAGTCGACCCCGCCGTCGCGACCGCCCTGTCGTTGGTCGCGCTCGTGTTGGGCGCGTACGGGAGCTACGCCGTGATTCTCGAGCGACTCCTGCGGACGACCGACAGACGACGCCGCGACGAGGTTCGGAGTCTGGTCCGACTCGCGGTGGTCGGCGTCGCGGCCGTCGCGGCGTTCGGTGTCGTCACCCGCGAGTGGGTGAGCGTCTTGGTGTCGTTGGGCGTGCTCGGGTTCGCGGCGACGTTCGCACTCCAACAGCCGCTCGCCTCGCTGGCCGGCTGGCTGTACGTCGTCGTCACCCGGCCGTACCGCGTCGGCGACCGCATCGCCATCGAGGACACGCGCGGTGACGTGGTCTCCATCGACCTGTTCGTCACGGAGGTGTGGGAGATCGACGGGGACCTGGTCGAGGCGAACCAGCCGTCGGGTCGGATCGTGACGATCCCGAACAGCACGGTTCTGACGGCGCGGGTGGTGAACTTCTACGGCGACGGCGTCCAGTACGTCTGGAACGAACTCTCGGTGCAGGTCGCCTACGAGACGGAACTGGCGTTCGCCCGCGAACAACTGGTCGCGGCCGCGGAGGCGGAACTGGGCGAGGAGATGGCCCAGAACGTCCGCGAGTACCGCGATCGGCTCGCCGAGACGCCGGTCGAACTCGACGTGACCGAGACACCGACGGTGAACGTCGTCCAACGAGAGTCGTGGGTGGAACTCCGCCTCCGGTACCTCGTCCACCCGCGCCGCGGGACTCGGGTGCGCAACCGCCTGTACGAGCGGATTCTGGAACGGTTCGGCGAACACCCCGAGCGCATCCGGTTTCCCGTCTCGCGGAACCGGTGA